GTGCCACATTCAGCCAGTCTTCGCCCGTTATCGGCCGTGACGGGTGCAAAGCAGCTCTGCTTCAGAACATGTCGGGAGCTGGTGAAAAGGAGGTGGGTGTGGAATCAGGAAAAAGGGCAACGTCCAAAGACATTCGCCCCGCGTGTTCTCTCACTCCCACACGCTGTGACATCCCGGCCGTGCGGCTGGAACATAGAACATGTTGTCAAACCGCCACCAAACAAGACGAGTAAATCTTTTCTGAAGTGCGTTTGTCTATTTTTAAAGGGGGGTGGCTTTTGGCTGGAGGACATGCTGCTGAGGCATTTGATGTGATTTAATCTCGTGTAATGAAAAGCGCCCTCCCTCTGCGTGAGACAGTTTTAAGAAACTAATAAGGTGCTGCTGTGGAGCTCGTCTACCAGCAGTGGAGGTTAAATTTTTACTGCTCTCACTGTCAGCTGCACACCACGCCACACATGCACTCACTAATATATAACACGCTCAACACGTTTTCACATGCAAGCATTCACACGCTTGGACTGCACACGCCTCAGGCTTTGTTCTTCACAGGGCAAATACATCAACACTGTACCAACAGAGTACACGATGGTACTAAATAACACCTGCACATGACCTCTTCGAACACACGACATGTTCTCATAAAATGCTTCAGTTCTGTTTTAGGAAAAATGGTGGGCTCCATCCAATCTGTATAATGCAGAAATCCTGCTGATTGTGGCTCAGTTCATTCATGCCAATAAATAAGTCTTAAATTTTGCAGTTTGAACCTCCAGAAAGGACATGAGCACCTGTTTATGCTCAGCAAATGGCTGGATTCCCAAATAGACACAGCAGGTAAAATAAGTATTGAAAGCATCACCGATTTCAgttaagaaataataataataataattctaaAGGTGCTATTGACATGAAATTCTTACCAGATGTTGGTAACATTTCAAACAGGGAAAAAGTATTGAATGCAAAGAAAGGTACAGAAAAACCGGAATCAGCAAGTGTTTCAAAGAAAATAAGTAATCTACTCAACCGTCATGGCCTGTATTCACGCTCACCACACAAGACTCCATTGCTGAAGAAAAAGCTTGCTGAAGCGCATTTAAAATTTGTTGAACATCTGTTAAATGAGCCTGTGAAATACTGGGAGAATagtctggtcagatgagacaaaaATTGAACTCTTCATATGCCATAATACACACCATGTCTGGAGGTCAAAAGACACTGCTTATCACCTCAACAACACCATACAAACAATGAAGTTTGGAGGTGGGAACATCATGGTGTGGGGTGGTTTCTCAGCATATGGTACTGGCACACTTCATATAATTGAAGGAAGAATGAATGGTTAAAATATAGTGAGACATTCTTGATTAAAAATCTGCTTCATCTACAAGGATGATGGAGATGAAACAAGGCGGGGGGGGGGTGTTTTAGCAAGAtgatgatcccaaacacaccatCAGGGAAACTCAAATGgtttcagagaaagaaaataaagctgctaaaatgacgcagccaatcacctgacctgaatccaAATGAAACTCTATGGAAATAACTAAACCTCTTGTGTGTGCTCCAATTGTGGAAATTTTGGAAAAACTGTGGTGCATTTGATGGCACCATAACATCAAGGTCATGGGTTTGAATCTCATGTGTGGAGTCTGCATGCTCTCCATGTATTGCCTGGGTTCTCACCAGGTGctccaacttcctcccacagtccaaagacatgatTGGGGtaaggttaactggtgattctaacttggctgtaggtgtgagcTTGAATGGCTGTCTCCGCTCTGCATCAGACCAGTGATGGGCTGGATCTGTCTGGGTGTGcgccctgcctcttgccctgtgacagctgggatgggTTCCAGCCCAACTGTGACCTTGAAATGGTTAAGCAGGAGAAAATGAATGGAAGAATTTTCAGAATCTAAAATATGtctgagttatttttttttttaaatgtgaatacCAACATTGCTTCATTCTTCTGTTACTCAATATTATAAACCTTAAACTGGTGCTGTTTGCTATTAAACCTATGATATTCCCAATGATACTGATGCTAAAAGTTGGTTATTAAAAAATGCTTTGTGAAACAAAAGCTCTGCCACTTGGTTTGGGTGTGAAATTGATTTGCTTGTCGTTTGTAACAGCGCTTTacagctgttttacagctgtgcAAATTTCATGTGGGTATCTCCTGTACTTAAGAAGTAATGAAGGTCAAAAATACTCAAAAAGAGAACACAAATTAGGAAGAACCAAATTTCGACCCAGCATCATGAACAgtaataaaatattgaaatgtgaaatgtacAATCTGTGGCTGCATACAAATCAAGTGTTTGACAATGAAGTGTTTCAATTTAAATGTCTTATTGGAAAAAAACTACGCATACCAACCTACCACAAAATTTTCAAGCTAAGAAGTCTTTGATGTTAAATGGCTGTGTCCGCTCTGCAGCTTACCCTGCAGAGCGGACGCTCTTCTAGAGCCAAAATGACGAGGCTCAGAGAACTTTGTTTCTTTCAAAAAATAGATCGCTATATAAATATGCTCCAGTTCAGTTTGATGATATCATTATTTAGTATAAACAGAGACAAAATAATCTTATgtagtttttgctttttgtgcaaaatattcattcattacaaatgaattattttctgcagattttaACTAgttaaaatgataataataactgaTGATCTATACTTTGgaaactattaaaataaaaaatgtgcaaGAAACATCTTCAGTTTTAGTCTTTGTCATTTTGGTCAGATTACCTCTAAGCCTCATGAGCTGCTACACAGACATAACCTCCACAGGAATGAAGCATACAGGACTGATATTAGGCTAACCTGCTTACAGCCTTATACTGTTTTCCAGCCGTTTTGGTGCTGAGGCACATCAAAGATCCAACCAGATCACCAAAGTCACCATAATGATTGTAAATAATGGAATTATCTTGATGATTGTGAAGAATTAAGCAAGTGCCTTAAAGTGTTGGTGTTGAAACTGTACACTACATGGCTGCATAGGCCTACTATGTTAAAATGTATTAGATTAAATTAGGCTGGGCAATGATCTGATATGTTTGACTGTTTGACTTCATATTATCAAAATTAATACGGAAGCGTGATGGTCGTTCAGATATGTTGGGTGGTTTAGTAATAAAAACAGGCATGCTGGTGTACATGGTACAAGGAGAAAAAGATACATGAACACATTCATCACTATCTATAACAACTGCTGATATCTAAACCATTCTTACTCTGTTAGTTGTACTCTTCCCACCTTTCTTTTGAAAGAAAATCAACTACTGACGTCCCACAGTTTGCTTTCTTTCAATttcctttcattatttttattttaggctattttatttttttctattctaaTTTTGTAAGTTCGCTCACTCAGCTGATTTTGTCAGGGAGCTTGATAATAATAAGTAGAAGAAGAACTGCAGAGAAACGAGCAGTCGGAAACAAAAAATAGACGTTTCATTACAGGCTTAGAAGGGCCCCTGCAAACAGGAAGGCCCTGGGTAGATTTGTTGTTTCAAATCCAAATGGCTGTGGCTCTGAATGCACATTGCGGCACATTCTCTATACCCTCTATGAGGGCGTAAGTTGAAAGGCATCTCGGCATTCCAGTTACATGAAAACTACGCAAGCTATAAATGGGTGCTAAAATCACACTGACATCACCATCTGAAGCCTTTGGCGTGCTGCCTTCACGTGCTGCTCGTACAGAAAATCTTCCACGTGGAAAGACTTATTTTCTTCcgtttcattttcagtttaatCCCATTTATTCAAGTTTAGAAAACAAAACTATTATTTAAGGTTAGGAAATTCACTCGTGACAGCTACAAAaatttaaagaatttaaatTCATCAAATGTATTTAAAACCTCAAATTAGAACAACAAATTCAACTTTTTTGACATAGGACGAATGAATGCCCTAACACGCACTAAGTTCCCCAGCACTGTATTGCACATACAGTCAGAGACTAGATTGAGTATCTCTTCGACTTTTCAAAAAATCTTCCAGCAAACTTATACTAACCATGCATACTGAATGATTTGTAACTTTCCTATTTAGTTTGAAGGCAGCAGTTCTTCTTTCGTACTTCCTCCGAGCAGCTCGCCTGTACAGCCATTTTGATTTGCGACCGCATCGCTGGAGCGAACCCGTCAGGCAAAGGTGGGAATTCTGTAAACTCAAAGCACAGCTTCAGTGTAAATTTCATCCACTCTTCTTTCCCATTATGACCTAATTTAAATGAGTGAACCTTTGCTCGGTCGTTGAGAAAAATGCGGTGCTAACTGCTGGTTTTCAGACTCAGCCTAGCTAATAGTAGCTCCCGTTAGCATGGCTAAGCTTtcttagctaaaaaaaaaattaattaattaaaaaaaaaaaccccaaaaaacaaaccccaaagcACCATTCCCGAATTAATTTCAGTATCGTATATACGTAACGACACAATGGCTCACATTAGGTAGCGTTCTAACATTAAGAGGGAAGTGTCTCCCAACGTACAGCTAGCCGGTCAGTTTGAGGTAGCGTTAGCACTCTAGTGCAGCTTGCAATTCCATTGCCATTTGGCTAGTGTAATTCTACACTGACACACCTCTCCATGTTGAGAGTGCACAATAATATTAAATGTAGCTGATCTGGATGTTTCAGGTGTAAATCGTGAAAGGAGCAATGTGGGACCAGGGAGGACAGCCCTGGCCGCAATGGCCTCTTAGCCAGCAGCAGTGGATGCAGTCTTTTCAGCATCAGCATGATCCAGGTTAGTGAGTGATGCTCATGCACcacaaaaagcatttttgctccctcaataaaaaaaaatctaaatattttacAATGGATTCAAAAACTGTACTGGCAACTAGAGTCTTAATGCACTTTTGTCCAGGTCAAGTGGACTGGGCGGCCCTGGCACAGGCATGGATAGCCCAAAAAGAGTCTacaggaggagagcagcagaacaTCCAGCCCAATGGTCAGGAAATCCCAGGCCTTGAATCTGTTGGACAGAATAATCACAGCAACTTTCAGGGTGACCCAGCATTTGGCAGAATGTGGCAACCAGGTACACAATTAAGCCTTTGAGCCATGGCTCCCCCccctagaaaaaacaaaacaaaacaaaaaactgtggaGATTTCTCTTGTGGCTTGTTTaagtattttgtgttttaacaGAATGGGGAATGCATGGCCagccccctcctcctccaccccctGAACAGGCCTGGATCCCTCCAGGGTCAGGACCAATGGATGTGGTGAACCCCAGCGAGGACAGCAACAGCCAGGACAGCGTGGAATTCAACTCTGAAGCCCACCATGGGGTTTACCCCCAGAACAGCCATGGGTATGGGGCACAGCCCGACAGCTACGCCATGGCCCCCATGGCCATGAACCAGTTTGATTATCAGGTATGCAGATGCTACGGTAGAAACTGTTGAAGCGTTTTGGTTTTAGTGTGACAGCCAAGTAGCACGAGAAGGAGCAATCCATAGACACTCTGCCGGGTCCGAGCATCTAGGCGTATCAGTCGTTTGCTTTCTTGATGCTGTGCTGAGGAAGTGTTGGCTTGTTGAGGATCCAGCATGGTTTGTTATTACTTTATttgttgagttttttttcttttccccttttAACCCAAGTATACCTTTTAGCTCAGTAAGGAGTGGGGAAAGACAACAGCAACCCCACAACTAGTGACTGCCAAAACAGGACCTTTAGTACTTAGAACTGCCTTTAATTTTGAGTTTGTGCTGTCTCTCAACAGCATGGAGCTGCCTCATCCTTTGCGCCGACACCAGCAGGCTTCCACTCCCCATACTGGCAGGGTCCTCCTCAGAACAGACGAGATGCCAGACCGCCTGGGTTTCGAGACAGGCCAAGATCCCCTATCCAGCTCCCTGTCAAACCTGAGGCCCCAGCAGCACCATTAGGTGAGTCCTTATGTctgaatttttttaattttttttttaagttatttcttttttttaaattcctgaACACTCTAGAAACATTTCAAGAAAATGTATTGAGGTATGAGATAAATATCAGTAGATGACTATATGTTTAAATAATTGAAGTCCTTATTCCACCTGTGTTGGCTTCATTTTATATGCATACAAAAGATATTTCTAAAAATttggttgtttaaaaaaaaaaaaaaaaaa
The genomic region above belongs to Oreochromis niloticus isolate F11D_XX linkage group LG11, O_niloticus_UMD_NMBU, whole genome shotgun sequence and contains:
- the pnisr gene encoding arginine/serine-rich protein PNISR isoform X3; translated protein: MWDQGGQPWPQWPLSQQQWMQSFQHQHDPGQVDWAALAQAWIAQKESTGGEQQNIQPNGQEIPGLESVGQNNHSNFQGDPAFGRMWQPEWGMHGQPPPPPPPEQAWIPPGSGPMDVVNPSEDSNSQDSVEFNSEAHHGVYPQNSHGMELPHPLRRHQQASTPHTGRVLLRTDEMPDRLGFETGQDPLSSSLSNLRPQQHH